The genomic region ACAGCTGCTGTGGCCTTTCCCAGCagaaaaataattacagtttGAGCCCTCCAGGGAAGACAGAGAGACCCTGTGAAGCAACAGTTCTAGGAACCCACACTAGGGCAAGACCAGGGTCTCCCCTTTATGGCTGGACAGTCTCCATCTCTCTGGACCCCACGTCCTAGGCCCCTCTTGGGAATTTCCCTGTGGCTTATTTGCCAGAGATTACTCATCACCATCCCATGCCATGTTGTTTTCTTTTGATAAACGTTCCCTAAACCTGGCTCTGGACCTGCTAGCTGCTGTCCTCGCTGGTCTGGACCCCTCTGAGGGCAGAGCCCCAAGCCAGGTCCTGAGAGGGAGCTAAGAGGAAATGGATCCTGTCCACTAGAGAGCCCGTGGGCTAAAGGGAGCACAGGGCCTTGCCTTGGGGACCCTCCATCTGAGGGTCAGACAAGAATGTCACATCTGGGAAGCCCTTGGCCTAGGAGCAGGTGCAACCCTGTCATTGCGGGCCTGGATGGAGGAGAGAGCTCAGGGAATCCCCATCTCAAGGGGCAGCCCAGGTCACCATGAGACTAAAGGTGGGGTTGGGGAGCTGTCTCCCAGCCTGGTTTTGGGGAATACATCGCAGAGGGATGATAACTGGGGGTGACATTTGGACAGATTCTTGAGCAGAAATGTGATGGGGACCAGGGTCATGGGTGGAGTCGTGGGCAAGGAGAGGGGAACAGCTCCTGCGTGTGCTGGCATGTTTGCTTCTGTGTCGGGCACAGAAGTCCTAGGGCCATCGCAGAGCAAGGAGACCTGACCCTGGCCTCACTCACAAAATCACCCCAGGGGTACAGGGCTTGAAGTGGAGAGGCACTTACATGCCCACTATTGCACTTGTTCCCAGGCAAACACTGCAGGGCATGTCATTCCCATCCTACAGATGAGGACATCCAGGCTCAAGAAAACAAAGTGACTTGCTCAACGCCATGTGGCTTGGGGCCTCCCATCCTAGGTCTCCTGGTGGAACAATCCTGCTGCTGCAAGGAAGGGAGAGGGCAGGGATTGTCCAGGGCCTGGGCAGGACCCGTGGCTGGTACCCTCTGTTGACCACAGAGCGTCAGCACACCCTGCCTGTAGCCCGGGATGCCTGGGCAGGGAGAAGGGAACTTCTATGCCTGAATACACATCTGACTCCCACATACTGTAGTCCACCAGGGTTGGGGTTACTGTCCCCGGTTTTTGCACAAGAAGCcagaggctcagggaggggaGGCCATTTGCCGGAAATAGGAATTGAGTCACTTGTGTCAACAAGACCAGGTCCTTGCCCCATGGGCTTTGGTGTGGCTTGTGCCTTGCCCAGTTGCTTTGCAGAGTTTGAAGCCCACTTGGGGTATGATTGAGGGGCCATGGGCTGTGCTCAGGTAGTTTACGTGCACGCGTAGattactgcacacacacacatcatcgCAGTAGTCCTCACACCACTTCAGGTAGACCTCACTGGACCCTTTTTACAGCAGAGTGAGGGAAGCCCTTGGTTAGGCAACATTCCCAAGAACAAGAAACTAAATAATGAGGAAGTTGTGCTGTCTTAAACCAGACTGCTTCCTTCTTCTCCCTGGAGGGGTTCAAATAGGCATGAAACCTACTCGTCCACTTACCCAATGTGGGAGGGTCCTGCAGTGGTGTCAACTCCTCGTTTTAGAGGAATCTGATCTGAGGGATGACAGTTCATGGTTCAAGTCACTCCATTTTCACTGCCTCCCAGGCTCCATGTTACTTTTGAACTATTAACCCAACAGGTCACATTAAACACAACATCAACAACTCATGTGAACTGAGTAAACACAGCGTTGCATTTCACCCTTATAACAGTTCTGTAAAGAATGATGATCTTCATATCATCGCTTTATGATCACCCTGTTAATGGGACAAGACATTCTGAAAAGGCATCTACCTCCCCTTCCTCGAGAGCAGGGCAGACACGGATTCTAAGGGTCTGAGTCAGCCTCCTTATCTTGGTGGTGGACACCCACCTGCATGtacccagccccaggcagggctCACAGCTGGAAGGTGGGGAGCCTGGACCCTCTGCTGTGGCCCTGAGAGAAAAGGCAAGGCCCCCTGAGTCCAAACTTCCGACTTGCATCAGAGGCCCTGTGTAAGCCACCTTGCACTCTGATTCCAAGCAGGCAGGGGTGTCCAGTAACAGCCAGAATGTCTCCTTCAGCCAGTGGGGAAGAGGCTCTGAGTGGTTGGATCTGACTTAGAGGAATGCAGGACAGGTCAGTTTGAGGACTAGCATGGACACCTGCTTCTGTCCCCAAAGCCAGCAAGGAAGGTGAAGGAGCCTGAAGAGCCCTAGGGGTCTGATGTTCCGGGATCAGACTCCCTTTCCCAAGCTGCTATAAAGCTTATGATGTGCAAGCCCTGCTTGGCCAAGAGGTCACTGGGGCAACACCTGGACTGTGAAACCAAGTTGCATAGAAGTCCacttctccttccttttcccaaGAGCGAGTGCACAACCAGCAGCACTTGTCCAGGATGCCACCTCCAAGATGTCCTGTCCAAACTGCCAACGGTCCCATGGGCCAACGGAGGCCAGAGTTATTCCAGGCCTTGTAGCCACATGGTCAGTCCGTAGGGGAGCCAGGACCAGAATTTACCTCATGGCCTCTGGACCCCTGTATCCCTTTGGTCCATTGCCTTTCCACCATCCAGCACCAGCCACTCTACCTCGGTGTCTCAGCCAGAGCACTGGACAGGGAATCATTTGGGTTAAATTCAGGAGATGCTTCCTGGAGGTGTGGGAGCAAAGAGGAGAAGGTTGCCATGTCTGGATGGAGGTTGGGGAAGGCTTCACAAGGTGGAAGGGCAGGCCAAGCAGAGGAGACAGATGCAGAGGTGGGAGAAAGAGCATGAGGCTCAGAGGTGCTGGAGTGGTTGGGTGTATGTGGCAGCATGGCACCTGGGATGTGCAGGGATGGGTGTGAGTGCACGAGGAGCAATAAGGCTACAGGCCCTGATGCCAGGCCAAGGCATGTGTGGGCTCCAGAAGCAGGGAGCGGGGATGGACAAGTCAACAGTCTGAAGGAGCTCCTGGACAATGGTGTAGAGGGTGGACTGTGgtttggggagagcctggagCCTAGAGATAGTGGAGTCTGGAGGTTGTGGCCATAGTTCAGGGGCAAAGCTAGTTGGGAAGGCCAGAAGGGAGTGTTCCCAGGAGGCCAAAGAAGCAGGTGGGGTGCGCCCCAGTCTTCCAGCTCAAGGAAGCAGGCCCCCAACAGAACAGCAGACAAGGGGGCACGGTGGGCTGAGGCATTCGTGGGAGTCTCAGACTCAGAGATACACACCACGTGGTGTCTGCCCATCATGAGTGGTGTCCTGAGAAGGGATGAGCCCAGGTTGAAATGAGACTGGGTACAGATGTGATCCTGGATGCAACCCCACAGCCCCAGACGTTACAAGGAGGGACCTTGAAGGAGACTGAGCAGGAGCCACCAGGGGGGCGGGAGGGTAACCAAGAGGGCAGCATCACGGCAGACAGGAGGAGAGAGTgttggaaggagggagggagagcctcAGTGAGGTCGATGAAGACAAGGCTGGAGGGTGGTCACTGGATCCAGTGAGGGCTGAACAGTCAGTCTGCAGATGCCCTGAGTGTGAGAGAGAATGAAGAAGTGGGTCAAGTGTAGACAACCCTTCCTCAGGTTCTGCTGGGGAGGGGCCAGGGTGGCAGGCCCTGTCCAGAAGAACGTGGGGACATTTTCAGTTGGGGAAAGGCAGTGGAGAAGGACCCAGGACCCTTCAGAGGGGGATAGATGGAGACCAGCCCCTGAGCTAGCTGAGGGCTAGGGCCAGAGGACAGAGTGGAGTGGCCTGAAACTGAAGAGGCGACTTTTCCCATGGGGCTGACGGGGTGGACTAGTCTCTAGGTGGGGGGTGGCTACTGCTATTCATTCGTTAAACATTACTTGAGAGCCTACTGTGAGCCAGGCAGTGCCCAGAGCTGGGGATTCAGTGAGGAGAACACTCCATTACCCTGACTCTTGAGGCCACAGTGGGAGATGGGTGTGGGATGGGTACCTGATCCCCATTCTGTCCTGGGAGACTCAATCTTCTTGAGCAACCCAGGCTATGACATTCCCCAGTGGGGCCCAGGAGAGGCCAGGATGTTGTCAGGGAGGTGGAGAAACCATCTCCCCACTTCTCTGCAAGCCCTGTGAGGCAACGGCAGGGGCTGAGGCAACCTCCAGCCCATGCCCTGGCAGGTGGCGGTATTGGGGTGGGTCAGGAAGGCCCTTGGTTGGGTCTTTGCATCAGACTCAGGCTGGGCATAAAGGGGGCTTCCTTAGGCTGAGGGGAAGACAGACTTGGGGACCATGGAGACCCAAAGACACAGCACCCCCCTGGGTCAGTGGTCACTGTTGCTACTGCTGCTGGGCCTGGTGATGCCTCTGGCCACTGGCCAGACCCTCAGCTACCAGGAGGCTGTGCTCCGGGCTGTGGACAGCCTCAACCAGCAGTCCTCGGATGACAATCTCTACCGCCTCCTGAAGCAGGACTTGGAGCTCAAGGTGGtgagtgggtggtggtggggtctgCTCCTGCCAGACTGGCCTAACTGTCACTCCCTGCCCCACTTCCTGGCCTTTCTTCATGCTGTACCTCCTGCCAAGAAGGCACTTCCCTCCTTCAGATAGTGTCACATCTCCTTTGGGGTAACCTTCCTGGAACTGTGTCCCTCTCAGCATGAGAGCCTCCTGCCTTAGAATCCCTGCTGTGCCCATAGGTGCACCCCCCTCCCATGCCCCCAGCAGGCTGCTGGGTGATTTCTGGAATTTCAGGGTTTTCTGGGAGCTCCAAGGACAAGGGTTAGGGCACTGGCTCTGGGGAGTGACTTCCCCTGCTTTAGGTGTCCTCCATATCCCGTATCTCCCAGACAGGGAAGGCCTCTGTTCAGCCTTGAGGCTTCCACCCAGAAGCCCCCTGATTTCCTTCGTGCCAGAAGGGGGTGCTCCTCAGTAGAGCTTGTCTGAGGTATCCTCCCACTCACTGTGGACTCGGTGAGGGCAGGAATGGGCTCTGTGCTCCTCACCTCCGAACACATGCACGAAACCCACCGCCCGGCACGCTGTGGGTGCTGTTGAAAGGCTGCTCTCTTGGTGGGGTGCCAGGGAGTCAGGAATCAGAGAGGGAAAGAATGGGCCTGAACTGGGTCTCCCCACTTCCTGCCCCTGCCTAGGATGAGGATCCGGACACCCCAAAGCCTGTGAGCTTCACGGTGAAGGAGACAGTGTGCCCCAGGACAACACGGCAGCCTCCCGAGCAGTGTGACTTCAAGGAGAACGGGGTGAGGCTGGGGTCTGGAGGTGCAGGCGGGTGCCTCCGGAGAAAGGGAACAAAGGGCCCTGGGGAACGTTTCCAGCcactggggtggggctgggagattATGGCCAGGGACTTTCAGTCTGACCTCGAGCCTCCCCTTCCCAGCTGGTGAAACAGTGTGTGGGGACCGTCACCCTGGACCAAGCCAATGACTACTTCGACATCAACTGTGATGGAGTGAGTGACctgttctgggctgcaggggctgatggggggtgtgggtgggaagcGTGGGAACACCTTATGGACCAATTAACCGCTGTCCCACTCAGAGCAAGGAAAGCCCCTTCTACCCTGGGCTCTTGTCTACTTGAACCAGAACTATCTAGAGCTGTAATcccttagagcagtggttctcaaagtgtgaggCTCATtcgggaacttgctagaaatgcaaattctcagaccccactcagacctactgaatcagattcTGGGGGTGGAACCtaagaatttgtattttaagaAGCCCCTCAGGGGATTCAAACTcttgctgaagtttgagaaccactgacttagAGGAATCAGCTTTTAGTCCCGTGTTACCCTCCCAGTTTTGCTATGTGACCCTTGGAAGCTCTTTGCCAAATGAGGGCATCGGTTTGCTTATCTGTTTGTTGGGTGTAGGGATTCAATCATATTCTCCCAAGATCACAGCCAGAGAGTAAACTGGGGCCCCAAGTCTCCTGGGACAACCCAGGAAGGGCGGGTTCCTAGTTGGAGAGGGATCTTGGCTTGACCCTGAGACCAGCACCCCCAAGGAGCCTGTTTCCTCCTGGTGCACAGCCCCAACGTGTCAAGAGAATTCGCCCGCTGCATCGTCGCATCTGGAGACCTCCGCGGATGCGTTTTCCGAGTAACAACAGACTCTGCAAGATATTGAAGATTTGTTAACGAATCTCGCACCTAGGACAGAGTCTTAGAGTCCTCCCTGCCCTGGCTCAGGCGTCTaggttctgaaaaataaactcttGTACAAGCAGCTTCCTCCAGGCTTTGACCTCAGTCGTGTTGCGTCCTCTCCTCGCCGCAACCAAGTCATTAACTCTGGGAGGTTCCCGTGCTGCGTgcgtgcatgtgtgcgtgtgtgtgcatgtgtgtgcgtgtgcgtgcgtgtgtgtgatATGGATGGGTGGGGAAAGCTGTCCCATCGAGGGAGGATCTGGGGGGAGGTGGCAGGCCTGG from Choloepus didactylus isolate mChoDid1 chromosome 1, mChoDid1.pri, whole genome shotgun sequence harbors:
- the LOC119528733 gene encoding protegrin-2-like isoform X1 → METQRHSTPLGQWSLLLLLLGLVMPLATGQTLSYQEAVLRAVDSLNQQSSDDNLYRLLKQDLELKVDEDPDTPKPVSFTVKETVCPRTTRQPPEQCDFKENGLVKQCVGTVTLDQANDYFDINCDGPQRVKRIRPLHRRIWRPPRMRFPSNNRLCKILKIC
- the LOC119528733 gene encoding protegrin-2-like isoform X2 yields the protein METQRHSTPLGQWSLLLLLLGLVMPLATGQTLSYQEAVLRAVDSLNQQSSDDNLYRLLKQDLELKDEDPDTPKPVSFTVKETVCPRTTRQPPEQCDFKENGLVKQCVGTVTLDQANDYFDINCDGPQRVKRIRPLHRRIWRPPRMRFPSNNRLCKILKIC
- the LOC119528733 gene encoding protegrin-5-like isoform X3, whose amino-acid sequence is METQRHSTPLGQWSLLLLLLGLVMPLATGQTLSYQEAVLRAVDSLNQQSSDDNLYRLLKQDLELKVDEDPDTPKPVSFTVKETVCPRTTRQPPEQCDFKENGLVKQCVGTVTLDQANDYFDINCDGV